In Mustelus asterias chromosome 30, sMusAst1.hap1.1, whole genome shotgun sequence, a genomic segment contains:
- the LOC144481032 gene encoding uncharacterized protein LOC144481032, which produces MEKQWKCAYCGKGFSYPSQLKNHQRSHTGERPFTCSMCGKGFIQSSHLLSHQQVHLDERLLNRSDCESNFKSSEDLVTHQVVHTERQFSCSHCGRGFIRSQNLIEHERTHTGERPFTCSVCGKGFTRLSYLTTHRLVHTDNRPFKCTECEKSYKTTSELLIHQRVHTGERPFTCAVCEKAFARSSHLAKHQLVHTDKRLFKCSECEKTYRTTTDLLTHQRVHTGERPFRCTVCGTGFTLSSSLQKHQRVHTGKRSFTCSTCGKGFIYSANLLTHQRVHTGERPFLCSDCGKTFIHSSHLLRHQKVHK; this is translated from the coding sequence CTTAAaaatcatcaacgcagtcacactggggagagaccattcacctgctccatgtgtgggaagggattcattcagtcatcccacctgctttcacaccagcaagttcaccttGATGAGAGGCTGTTAAACCGCTCGGACTGTGAAAGCAACTTTAAAAGCTCGGAGGACCTGGTCACGCACCAGGTTGTtcacactgagagacagttcagttgctctcactgtgggaggggCTTCATACGATCACAGAACCTCATCGAACatgaacgcactcacactggggagaggccattcacctgctctgtgtgtgggaagggattcacgcgaTTATCCTACCTCACTACACATCGTCTGGTTCACACTGAtaacagacctttcaaatgtactgaatgtgagaagagttataaaaccacaagtgaattgctgatacaccagcgggttcacactggggagaggccattcacctgcgctGTGTGTGAGAAGGCATTTGCACGATCATCTCACCTCGCTAAACACCAACTGGTTCACACAGATAAAAGACTTTTCAaatgctctgagtgtgagaagaCTTACAGAACCACAActgacctgctgacacaccagcgagttcacactggggagaggccattcagatgtacagtgtgtgggacaggattcactctgtcatccagcctccagaaacaccagcgagttcacactgggaagaggtcgttcacctgctccacgtgtggaaaaggattcatttatTCAGCCaatcttctgacacaccagcgagttcacactggggagaggccattcctttgctccgactgtgggaagacATTCATCCACTCATCCCACCTTTTGAGACACCAGAAAGTTCACAAATGA